One stretch of Salarias fasciatus chromosome 19, fSalaFa1.1, whole genome shotgun sequence DNA includes these proteins:
- the LOC115406984 gene encoding pleckstrin homology domain-containing family G member 3-like isoform X2 codes for MPEGSHSALDQGPMGEESPQLSSPLSAGDHVQGSLDLDPDCDSHVCVEPPDGEGERPVSLVSTLSSGSSRDSRSLFGSTAALPSSATPPMQSEEDIDLELVPADGPIPLPAAGQSSTLTGSRGRWLHRLEPKVKQWNNNATTNRKASAQIPHVPGAPVVTDAMAPNPKLTYVDRVVMEIIETERMYVKDLRSIVEDYLAHIIDMSNLPIRPEQVCALFGNIEDIYEFNSELLQSLDMCRNDPVAIAQCFVNKSEYFEIYTQYCTNYPNSVAALTDCMRSKTLAKFFRDRQAALKRSLPLGSYLLKPVQRILKYHLLLQEIAKHFDPDEEGYEVVQDAIDTMTGVAWYINDMKRKHEHAVRVQEIQSLLINWKGPDLTTYGELVLEGTFHVLRAKNTRTLFLFERMLLITKKRGEHYVYKIHISCSTLMLLDSAKDPLLFSVIHFKHPKQPHTVQARSVEEKRLWAHHIKRLILENHNTILPQRAKEAILDNSNYSGKYQYSPERLKKTESCHADDFQQKGRNGRRRSEPEKQITRNTKAVLKHADSEGALPGDRCPLQPAAGVSTLTSSLGQPRAEEDLDPLEPLSPAGSDPKLGSSPGRGGLEQEKAEKEEEEEESYNQDILMGDDQDDHIKDGAEVEISPREEVETCRQEEKPEDGAVKESLGIQAAVQELHPPDGVPQEKDISHQEENDSQCPDSPVTRSEQETETPEPQDTSQETGEEEGGSDSSGLPVEEASVLTNSELSEEEEEVLSGSKSILPSSVLDQASAIAEHFISSLSRRSSLVSEDLGSLACPSPSVDNDASQSPSAGMDLEKHSEMLLCSSPEPHATSKADLSAPPLLEPGVEMLAEGECRSTLSKQDRLLIRKIRKYYEHAEHQDADFSIKRRESLSYIPAGLVRHLSRQLNSVPQEKAVPAPRKGLSRNRPTSWSVFDLPGLEKSRNTETQHRIEAQTSVETKARSHSVTEEEFRPSSDMLEVWRVMEAEEDSRETQQILEEKVTDSHFEVMSDISSDSSHAKLTEQQFETIKECDPTDRSSMSSPVPVSPAVEGGSAPDSKPSKNHTSSENHSANHSHLPKIISFRTGMDEDQILQDMGKMKNKVFQLARQYSQRIKNNRPMVWSRNRESANQQGVKSLSAVQEEKTQWRKRGKPSLRLPLNSCDQSVIHEVHSPDPIPPPSSGSSSQDTLTSPQSPQPEAFHWPDVQELRSKYASGPHSKISRSNTVPNGMLECSRDGSNGCSVRCSSCLDLHKGLTDCPGSESGRSAAVGDVPQTQAQLHPLLCRWSSLDHVVTSLPLHEVQNLQEPVRTGSPVRLQDRDLRRDGVEGAPKAAALSSGKTSESNLVKSLRQKFQSLGSSL; via the exons ATGCCAGAGGGGTCCCATTCTGCTCTCGACCAGGGCCCAATGGGGGAAG AGTCTCCTCAGTTATCCTCGCCCCTCTCCGCCGGTGACCATGTCCAGGGCAGCCTGGATCTGGACCCGGACTGCGACAGCCACGTGTGCGTGGAGCCACCGGACGGCGAGGGCGAGCGTCCTGTGAGCCTGGTGTCCACCCTGTCCTCCGGCTCGTCCCGCGACAGCCGCAGCCTCTTCGGGAGCACGGCGGCGCTTCCTTCCTCCGCCACGCCGCCCATGCAGAGCGAGGAGGACATCGACCTGGAGCTGGTCCCGGCGGACGGCCCCATACCGCTTCCGGCGGCGGGGCAGAGCTCCACCCTCACCGGGTCCAGGGGCCGCTGGCTCCACAGGCTGGAGCCCAAGGTGAAGCAGTGGAACAACAACGCCACCACCAACAGGAAGGCCAGCGCTCAAATACCTCATGTTCCCGGCGCGCCCGTCGTCACCGACGCCATGGCGCCGAACCCCAAGCTGACCTACGTGGACCGCGTTGTCATGGAGATCATCGAGACGGAGCGCATGTATGTGAAGGACCTGCGCAGCATCGTGGAG gactATTTGGCGCACATCATCGATATGAGCAACCTCCCCATACGTCCGGAGCAAGTGTGCGCTCTTTTTGGAAACATAGAGGACATCTATGAGTTCAACAG TGAACTGCTGCAGTCTCTGGACATGTGCAGGAACGACCCCGTGGCCATCGCTCAGTGCTTTGTAAATAAG AGTGAATACTTTGAAATCTACACCCAGTATTGTACCAACTATCCCAA CTCGGTGGCAGCTCTGACCGACTGCATGAGGAGTAAAACTTTAGCCAAGTTCTTCAGGGATCGGCAGGCCGCTCTGAAGCGCTCACTCCCTTTGGGCTCCTACCTGCTGAAGCCAGTTCAGAGGATCCTCAAATACCACTTGCTCCTGCAG GAAATCGCGAAGCACTTTGACCCAGACGAGGAGGGCTACGAGGTCGTTCAGGACGCCATCGACACCATGACGGGCGTGGCCTGGTACATCAACGACATGAAGAGGAAGCACGAGCACGCCGTGAGAGTTCAG gagaTCCAGTCTCTTCTGATCAACTGGAAGGGTCCTGACCTGACCACCTATGGAGAGCTGGTGCTGGAGGGAACCTTTCATGTGCTGAGGGCCAAGAACACCCGCACGCTCTTCCTCTTCGAAAGGATGCTCCTCATTACCAAGAAGAGAGGGGAACACTACGTCTACAAAATCCACATCTCG TGCTCCACCCTCATGCTACTTGACAGCGCCAAGGATCCCCTGCTCTTCAGTGTGATCCATTTCAAGCATCCCAAGCAGCCCCATACAGTGCAG GCCAGgtctgtggaggagaagcgtCTGTGGGCTCATCACATCAAGAGGCTCATCCTGGAGAATCACAACACCATCCTCCCACAGAGG gcAAAAGAAGCCATCCTGGATAATTCAAACT ATTCAGGGAAGTATCAGTACAGTCCCGAGAGGCTGAAGAAAACCGAGTCCTGCCACGCTGACGATTTCCAGCAGAAAGGACGAAATGGGAGGAGACGATCAG agccagaaaaacaaatcacaagGAATACAAAAG CTGTTTTAAAG CATGCAGACAGTGAGGGTGCACTGCCGGGGGACAGGTGCCCCCTCCAGCCGGCCGCTGGCGTCAGTACGCTGACCTCCAGCCTCGGCCAGCCCCGGGCTGAGGAGGATCTGGATCCTCTGGAGCCGCTGAGTCCCGCTGGCAGTGACCCCAAACTGGGCTCTTCACCCGGTCGGGGGGggctggagcaggagaaggcagagaaggaggaggaggaggaggagagttaCAATCAAGATATACTGATGGGAGACGACCAG GATGATCACATTAAAGATGGTGCTGAAGTGGAAATTTCTCCGAGAGAAGAAGTGGAAACCTGCAGGCAGGAGGAAAAACCTGAGGACGGAGCTGTGAAAGAGTCCCTCGGCATTCAG GCCGCCGTGCAGGAGCTGCATCCTCCAGACGGTGTTCCTCAAGAAAAAGACATCAGTcatcaggaggaaaatgacTCCCAGTGCCCCGACTCTCCTGTGACTCGCTCTGAGCAAGAGACTGAGACCCCGGAACCTCAAGACACCTCTCAAGAGACTGgcgaggaggaaggaggcagCGACTCGTCTGGCCTCCCTGTGGAGGAGGCGAGCGTGCTGACCAACAGCGAGCtctccgaggaggaggaggaggtgctctCGGGGAGTAAAAGCATCCTGCCGTCCTCCGTGCTGGACCAGGCCAGTGCGATAGCCGAGCACTTTATCAGCAGCCTGTCCAGGCGGAgcagtctggtctcagaggactTGGGTTCCCTCGCCTGCCCGTCGCCGTCGGTGGATAACGACGCCTCCCAGAGCCCCTCTGCAGGGATGGACTTGGAGAAGCACTCAGAAATGTTGCTCTGCTCTTCACCTGAGCCACACGCCACATCTAAAGCTGATCTGTCGGCTCCTCCTCTGCTTGAGCCTGGTGTGGAGATGCTCGCTGAAGGGGAGTGCAGGTCCACTCTCTCCAAACAAGATCGCCTCCTCATCCGCAAAATCAGGAAGTACTACGAGCACGCAGAGCACCAGGACGCAGACTTCAGCATCAAGCGCCGGGAGAGTCTGTCCTACATCCCCGCCGGTCTGGTCAGACACCTGAGCCGGCAGCTGAACAGCGTTCCTCAGGAGAAGGCCGTTCCAGCCCCGAGGAAAGGCCTCTCCCGGAACAGGCCCACTTCCTGGTCCGTGTTCGACCTTCCCGGATTAGAAAAGAGTCGAAACACTGAAACTCAGCACAGAATTGAAGCACAGACGTCCGTCGAAACCAAGGCCAGATCTCACAGTGTCACAGAAGAGGAGTTCAGGCCTTCGTCCGACATGCTGGAGGTGTGGCGGGTcatggaagcagaggaggacagCCGAGAAACGCAGCAGATTCTAGAAGAGAAAGTGACTGACTCGCATTTTGAAGTGATGTCTGATATCAGCTCGGACTCTTCACATGCTAAACTCACTGAGCAACAGTTTGAGACTATAAAGGAGTGTGATCCCACCGATCGGTCCTCCATGTCCTCACCAGTCCCGGTGTCCCCAGCAGTGGAGGGAGGCTCTGCTCCGGACTCTAAACCCTCGAAGAACCACACGTCTTCTGAAAACCACAGCGCTAACCACAGCCACCTTCCCAAGATCATCAGCTTCCGGACCGGCATGGACGAGGACCAGATCCTACAAGACATGGGAAAGATGAAGAACAAAGTGTTCCAGCTGGCCCGGCAGTACAGCCAGCGCATCAAGAACAACAGACCCATGGTGTGGTCGAGGAACCGAGAGTCTGCGAACCAGCAAGGCGTCAAGAGCTTGTCTGCCGTTCAGGAGGAGAAGACGCAGTGGAGAAAAAGGG gtaaaCCCAGCCTGAGATTGCCTCTGAATTCCTGTGATCAGTCAGTCATCCATGAAGTGCATTCTCCAGATCCGATCCCGCCTCCCAGCTCtggctccagctcccaggacacCCTCACCTCTCCCCAGAGCCCCCAGCCGGAGGCCTTCCACTGGCCCGATGTCCAGGAGCTGCGCTCCAAGTACGCGTCCGGTCCCCACTCAAAAATAAGCCGCAGCAACACGGTGCCAAACGGGATGCTGGAGTGCTCCAGAGACGGATCCAATGGCTGCTCGGtcaggtgcagcagctgcctTGACCTCCACAAAGGGCTGACGGACTGTCCCGGGTCAGAGAGCGGACGGAGCGCGGCGGTGGGGGACGTGCCGCAGACGCAGGCCCAGCTTCATCCCCTGCTGTGCAGGTGGAGCTCCCTGGACCACGTGGTTACCTCTCTCCCGCTGCATGAAGTCCAGAACCTGCAGGAACCGGTGAGGACCGGCTCCCCGGTCAGACTCCAGGACCGCGACCTCCGTCGGGACGGGGTGGAGGGCGCGCCGAAGGCTGCTGCCCTCAGTTCAGGGAAGACCTCGGAGAGCAACCTGGTGAAAAGCCTGCGACAGAAGTTCCAGAGCTTAGGCTCAAgcttatga
- the LOC115406984 gene encoding pleckstrin homology domain-containing family G member 3-like isoform X4 → MPEGSHSALDQGPMGEESPQLSSPLSAGDHVQGSLDLDPDCDSHVCVEPPDGEGERPVSLVSTLSSGSSRDSRSLFGSTAALPSSATPPMQSEEDIDLELVPADGPIPLPAAGQSSTLTGSRGRWLHRLEPKVKQWNNNATTNRKASAQIPHVPGAPVVTDAMAPNPKLTYVDRVVMEIIETERMYVKDLRSIVEDYLAHIIDMSNLPIRPEQVCALFGNIEDIYEFNSELLQSLDMCRNDPVAIAQCFVNKSEYFEIYTQYCTNYPNSVAALTDCMRSKTLAKFFRDRQAALKRSLPLGSYLLKPVQRILKYHLLLQEIAKHFDPDEEGYEVVQDAIDTMTGVAWYINDMKRKHEHAVRVQEIQSLLINWKGPDLTTYGELVLEGTFHVLRAKNTRTLFLFERMLLITKKRGEHYVYKIHISCSTLMLLDSAKDPLLFSVIHFKHPKQPHTVQARSVEEKRLWAHHIKRLILENHNTILPQRAKEAILDNSNYSGKYQYSPERLKKTESCHADDFQQKGRNGRRRSEPEKQITRNTKAVLKDDHIKDGAEVEISPREEVETCRQEEKPEDGAVKESLGIQAAVQELHPPDGVPQEKDISHQEENDSQCPDSPVTRSEQETETPEPQDTSQETGEEEGGSDSSGLPVEEASVLTNSELSEEEEEVLSGSKSILPSSVLDQASAIAEHFISSLSRRSSLVSEDLGSLACPSPSVDNDASQSPSAGMDLEKHSEMLLCSSPEPHATSKADLSAPPLLEPGVEMLAEGECRSTLSKQDRLLIRKIRKYYEHAEHQDADFSIKRRESLSYIPAGLVRHLSRQLNSVPQEKAVPAPRKGLSRNRPTSWSVFDLPGLEKSRNTETQHRIEAQTSVETKARSHSVTEEEFRPSSDMLEVWRVMEAEEDSRETQQILEEKVTDSHFEVMSDISSDSSHAKLTEQQFETIKECDPTDRSSMSSPVPVSPAVEGGSAPDSKPSKNHTSSENHSANHSHLPKIISFRTGMDEDQILQDMGKMKNKVFQLARQYSQRIKNNRPMVWSRNRESANQQGVKSLSAVQEEKTQWRKRGKPSLRLPLNSCDQSVIHEVHSPDPIPPPSSGSSSQDTLTSPQSPQPEAFHWPDVQELRSKYASGPHSKISRSNTVPNGMLECSRDGSNGCSVRCSSCLDLHKGLTDCPGSESGRSAAVGDVPQTQAQLHPLLCRWSSLDHVVTSLPLHEVQNLQEPVRTGSPVRLQDRDLRRDGVEGAPKAAALSSGKTSESNLVKSLRQKFQSLGSSL, encoded by the exons ATGCCAGAGGGGTCCCATTCTGCTCTCGACCAGGGCCCAATGGGGGAAG AGTCTCCTCAGTTATCCTCGCCCCTCTCCGCCGGTGACCATGTCCAGGGCAGCCTGGATCTGGACCCGGACTGCGACAGCCACGTGTGCGTGGAGCCACCGGACGGCGAGGGCGAGCGTCCTGTGAGCCTGGTGTCCACCCTGTCCTCCGGCTCGTCCCGCGACAGCCGCAGCCTCTTCGGGAGCACGGCGGCGCTTCCTTCCTCCGCCACGCCGCCCATGCAGAGCGAGGAGGACATCGACCTGGAGCTGGTCCCGGCGGACGGCCCCATACCGCTTCCGGCGGCGGGGCAGAGCTCCACCCTCACCGGGTCCAGGGGCCGCTGGCTCCACAGGCTGGAGCCCAAGGTGAAGCAGTGGAACAACAACGCCACCACCAACAGGAAGGCCAGCGCTCAAATACCTCATGTTCCCGGCGCGCCCGTCGTCACCGACGCCATGGCGCCGAACCCCAAGCTGACCTACGTGGACCGCGTTGTCATGGAGATCATCGAGACGGAGCGCATGTATGTGAAGGACCTGCGCAGCATCGTGGAG gactATTTGGCGCACATCATCGATATGAGCAACCTCCCCATACGTCCGGAGCAAGTGTGCGCTCTTTTTGGAAACATAGAGGACATCTATGAGTTCAACAG TGAACTGCTGCAGTCTCTGGACATGTGCAGGAACGACCCCGTGGCCATCGCTCAGTGCTTTGTAAATAAG AGTGAATACTTTGAAATCTACACCCAGTATTGTACCAACTATCCCAA CTCGGTGGCAGCTCTGACCGACTGCATGAGGAGTAAAACTTTAGCCAAGTTCTTCAGGGATCGGCAGGCCGCTCTGAAGCGCTCACTCCCTTTGGGCTCCTACCTGCTGAAGCCAGTTCAGAGGATCCTCAAATACCACTTGCTCCTGCAG GAAATCGCGAAGCACTTTGACCCAGACGAGGAGGGCTACGAGGTCGTTCAGGACGCCATCGACACCATGACGGGCGTGGCCTGGTACATCAACGACATGAAGAGGAAGCACGAGCACGCCGTGAGAGTTCAG gagaTCCAGTCTCTTCTGATCAACTGGAAGGGTCCTGACCTGACCACCTATGGAGAGCTGGTGCTGGAGGGAACCTTTCATGTGCTGAGGGCCAAGAACACCCGCACGCTCTTCCTCTTCGAAAGGATGCTCCTCATTACCAAGAAGAGAGGGGAACACTACGTCTACAAAATCCACATCTCG TGCTCCACCCTCATGCTACTTGACAGCGCCAAGGATCCCCTGCTCTTCAGTGTGATCCATTTCAAGCATCCCAAGCAGCCCCATACAGTGCAG GCCAGgtctgtggaggagaagcgtCTGTGGGCTCATCACATCAAGAGGCTCATCCTGGAGAATCACAACACCATCCTCCCACAGAGG gcAAAAGAAGCCATCCTGGATAATTCAAACT ATTCAGGGAAGTATCAGTACAGTCCCGAGAGGCTGAAGAAAACCGAGTCCTGCCACGCTGACGATTTCCAGCAGAAAGGACGAAATGGGAGGAGACGATCAG agccagaaaaacaaatcacaagGAATACAAAAG CTGTTTTAAAG GATGATCACATTAAAGATGGTGCTGAAGTGGAAATTTCTCCGAGAGAAGAAGTGGAAACCTGCAGGCAGGAGGAAAAACCTGAGGACGGAGCTGTGAAAGAGTCCCTCGGCATTCAG GCCGCCGTGCAGGAGCTGCATCCTCCAGACGGTGTTCCTCAAGAAAAAGACATCAGTcatcaggaggaaaatgacTCCCAGTGCCCCGACTCTCCTGTGACTCGCTCTGAGCAAGAGACTGAGACCCCGGAACCTCAAGACACCTCTCAAGAGACTGgcgaggaggaaggaggcagCGACTCGTCTGGCCTCCCTGTGGAGGAGGCGAGCGTGCTGACCAACAGCGAGCtctccgaggaggaggaggaggtgctctCGGGGAGTAAAAGCATCCTGCCGTCCTCCGTGCTGGACCAGGCCAGTGCGATAGCCGAGCACTTTATCAGCAGCCTGTCCAGGCGGAgcagtctggtctcagaggactTGGGTTCCCTCGCCTGCCCGTCGCCGTCGGTGGATAACGACGCCTCCCAGAGCCCCTCTGCAGGGATGGACTTGGAGAAGCACTCAGAAATGTTGCTCTGCTCTTCACCTGAGCCACACGCCACATCTAAAGCTGATCTGTCGGCTCCTCCTCTGCTTGAGCCTGGTGTGGAGATGCTCGCTGAAGGGGAGTGCAGGTCCACTCTCTCCAAACAAGATCGCCTCCTCATCCGCAAAATCAGGAAGTACTACGAGCACGCAGAGCACCAGGACGCAGACTTCAGCATCAAGCGCCGGGAGAGTCTGTCCTACATCCCCGCCGGTCTGGTCAGACACCTGAGCCGGCAGCTGAACAGCGTTCCTCAGGAGAAGGCCGTTCCAGCCCCGAGGAAAGGCCTCTCCCGGAACAGGCCCACTTCCTGGTCCGTGTTCGACCTTCCCGGATTAGAAAAGAGTCGAAACACTGAAACTCAGCACAGAATTGAAGCACAGACGTCCGTCGAAACCAAGGCCAGATCTCACAGTGTCACAGAAGAGGAGTTCAGGCCTTCGTCCGACATGCTGGAGGTGTGGCGGGTcatggaagcagaggaggacagCCGAGAAACGCAGCAGATTCTAGAAGAGAAAGTGACTGACTCGCATTTTGAAGTGATGTCTGATATCAGCTCGGACTCTTCACATGCTAAACTCACTGAGCAACAGTTTGAGACTATAAAGGAGTGTGATCCCACCGATCGGTCCTCCATGTCCTCACCAGTCCCGGTGTCCCCAGCAGTGGAGGGAGGCTCTGCTCCGGACTCTAAACCCTCGAAGAACCACACGTCTTCTGAAAACCACAGCGCTAACCACAGCCACCTTCCCAAGATCATCAGCTTCCGGACCGGCATGGACGAGGACCAGATCCTACAAGACATGGGAAAGATGAAGAACAAAGTGTTCCAGCTGGCCCGGCAGTACAGCCAGCGCATCAAGAACAACAGACCCATGGTGTGGTCGAGGAACCGAGAGTCTGCGAACCAGCAAGGCGTCAAGAGCTTGTCTGCCGTTCAGGAGGAGAAGACGCAGTGGAGAAAAAGGG gtaaaCCCAGCCTGAGATTGCCTCTGAATTCCTGTGATCAGTCAGTCATCCATGAAGTGCATTCTCCAGATCCGATCCCGCCTCCCAGCTCtggctccagctcccaggacacCCTCACCTCTCCCCAGAGCCCCCAGCCGGAGGCCTTCCACTGGCCCGATGTCCAGGAGCTGCGCTCCAAGTACGCGTCCGGTCCCCACTCAAAAATAAGCCGCAGCAACACGGTGCCAAACGGGATGCTGGAGTGCTCCAGAGACGGATCCAATGGCTGCTCGGtcaggtgcagcagctgcctTGACCTCCACAAAGGGCTGACGGACTGTCCCGGGTCAGAGAGCGGACGGAGCGCGGCGGTGGGGGACGTGCCGCAGACGCAGGCCCAGCTTCATCCCCTGCTGTGCAGGTGGAGCTCCCTGGACCACGTGGTTACCTCTCTCCCGCTGCATGAAGTCCAGAACCTGCAGGAACCGGTGAGGACCGGCTCCCCGGTCAGACTCCAGGACCGCGACCTCCGTCGGGACGGGGTGGAGGGCGCGCCGAAGGCTGCTGCCCTCAGTTCAGGGAAGACCTCGGAGAGCAACCTGGTGAAAAGCCTGCGACAGAAGTTCCAGAGCTTAGGCTCAAgcttatga